The sequence below is a genomic window from Mycobacterium sp. ITM-2016-00316.
GTGCCTGCGCGGCTACTTGTCGACGGCCGGCGGCTCGGGCGCGGTGATGCCTGCGGGCCCGAGGTTCTTGTCGAAGGCTTCCTTCCAGGCGCCGTCGGCCTCCATCTTGGTGATGGCGTCGTTGATCTTGGTGCGCATTTCGGTGTCGTCCTTCTTCAGGCCGATGCCGTAACGCTCCTCGGAGAACGGCTCACCGACGATCTTGAAGGTTCCGGGGGACTGCGCGGCATACCCGGCCAGGATGACCTCGTCGGTGGTCACCGCGTCGATGGCTCCGGTCTTGAGTGCCTCGACACAGGCCGAATAGGTGTCGTACTGCTGCAGCTGCACGCCGGGGTACTTGTCCTTGATGCGCTGGGCCGGGGTCGAGCCGGTGACCGAACACAGCTTCTTGTTGTTCTCCAACGATTCCGCGCCGACGATGTCGGAGTTGTCGGCGCGTACCAGCAGGCTCTGCCCGGTGATCAGGTACGGCCCGGCGAAATCCACCTTCTCCTTGCGGGCGTCGGTGATCGAATACGTCGCGACGATGAAATCGACCTGACCGTTCTGGATCAGCGTCTCGCGCTGCGAGGACGGCGACTCTTTCCACTCGATGTCTTCGGGGGCGTAGCCGAGTTGCTCGGCGACATAGGTGGCGACATCGACGTCGAACCCGCTCATGGTGCCGTCCGGGTTCTTCAGCCCCAGACCGGGCTGATCGAACTTGGTGCCGATGACGACCTTGGATTCGTCGCCACCGCCTCCGCCGCAGGCGGCGAGGGTCAGCGGTAGCGCTGCGGCCACAATGGCGGCGGCAGCCACCCGGAAGCGCAGAGACGACATGTCATGGTCCTTTCGGTGGTGGACGATCAGTGGTTGAGAATCTTGCCGAGGAAATCCTTGGCACGGTCGGACTTGGGATTGTTGAAGAACTCCTCGGGTTCGGCGTCCTCCACGATCGCGCCGTCGGACATGAACACGACCCGGTGTGAGGCGCGGCGCGCGAAGCCCATCTCATGGGTGACGACCACCATGGTCATGCCCTCCGACGCCAGCGAGGTCATGACGGCCAGCACCTCGTTGATCATCTCCGGATCCAGCGCACTGGTCGGCTCGTCGAACAGCATCACCTTGGGGCTCATCGCGAGCGAGCGGGCGATCGCGACCCGCTGCTGCTGCCCGCCGGAGAGCTGCGCCGGGTACTTGTCGGCCTGATTGGAGATGCCGACCCGGTCGAGCAGGGCCATCGCCTCGCTACGGGCCTTGTCCTTGGCCAGCTTTCGCACCTTGACCGGCGCCAGCATCACGTTCTCGACAATTGTCTTGTGTGCGAACAGGTTGAACGACTGGAACACCATGCCGACATCCGAGCGCAGCTGAGCGAGCTTGCGGCCCTCCTCGGGCAGCACCTCACCGTCGATGGAGATGGTGCCGGTATCG
It includes:
- a CDS encoding amino acid ABC transporter ATP-binding protein, which gives rise to MISLQGVNKHFGDLHVLQDIDLDVPRGQVVVVLGPSGSGKSTLCRTINRLEPIDTGTISIDGEVLPEEGRKLAQLRSDVGMVFQSFNLFAHKTIVENVMLAPVKVRKLAKDKARSEAMALLDRVGISNQADKYPAQLSGGQQQRVAIARSLAMSPKVMLFDEPTSALDPEMINEVLAVMTSLASEGMTMVVVTHEMGFARRASHRVVFMSDGAIVEDAEPEEFFNNPKSDRAKDFLGKILNH
- a CDS encoding glutamate ABC transporter substrate-binding protein — translated: MSSLRFRVAAAAIVAAALPLTLAACGGGGGDESKVVIGTKFDQPGLGLKNPDGTMSGFDVDVATYVAEQLGYAPEDIEWKESPSSQRETLIQNGQVDFIVATYSITDARKEKVDFAGPYLITGQSLLVRADNSDIVGAESLENNKKLCSVTGSTPAQRIKDKYPGVQLQQYDTYSACVEALKTGAIDAVTTDEVILAGYAAQSPGTFKIVGEPFSEERYGIGLKKDDTEMRTKINDAITKMEADGAWKEAFDKNLGPAGITAPEPPAVDK